In the Desulfosporosinus acidiphilus SJ4 genome, CAGCGGGCCAAAAGGCTAGAAATTAATGCTGATTCCTCATGTTCCTTTCGGTCTAAGGTTTCCAAATAATCTCTCGCTTCTTGAAAAGCTTGAACTTTAATTAATTGTTCAATCTCGTTACGTTTAAGCTTGCCTCCGCTTTGCTTTAATAAATCTATCCATTCCTGAATCGCCAAATCAGTTTTTCCCATCAAAAAGTGCCATTTTGCTTGCATTGAATTCCATAAATATGTTTTTTTAAGGGATGGCCTTTTTTGTTTGACGTTTGAGGCCAAAGGAACACCCATAGTCTCATCCCCTTTATTCATTTACTTATTTTTCCATTTTTATCATTCTCCTTTTTTTCCTTTTCTCCTCCAGCCAAACTCAAGAATCGAACGTCAAATGGTTTGCGGATACGCGCTTATTCATTAGGCTGGGCTACTATTTCCTTTGCACTCGTCAGATTTCTTTAAATCGTCTTTAAATTATGCCATTATAAGTTATTAATTCTCATAAAAAAATAATTTTAGCTAAGCAGGCACTTATACTTGAGAGCGAAGACACTGTCTGCGCACGAATTAGCTTTTCTTGCAGTATACAACCAGAGGTTATACTTTCTAATAGTATAAAAAAAAGCGTGCTGCCGCATGCGTTCAGAAAAATAATTATCCGCAGTTCGCAATTGATATACCTTCTTAGACAATGAAAAAGGACTTGGTATAAACCAAGCCCAAAAAGTTAAAGGACGCATTATTGCGTCCCGTCACAGTTTGAACAGTAGCCATAAAATTTTAAATCATGGTCTGAAACTTTAAAATGGTTTCGCTTCATAATCACTGCTTCCAACGACTCTAACAAATCATCATCAAACTCTGAAACATTCCCACACTTTAAGCATATGAGATGATGATGGTGATGGTGTTCATCCTTACGGCTAAACTCATAACGGGTTCGCCCATCTCCAAAATCGTTCTTTATCAAAACTCCAATGTCCGCCAGTATGTCTAAAGTCCGATAGACCGTCGCTAAACCAATTTCCGGATTTTCGTTTTTAACAAGCATGTACACTTCTTCAGCGCTTAAATGACGATCAACATGTTCAACGAACATATGTAAAATTGTTTGTCTCTGAGGAGTCACCTTATAGGAGTGATTACGCAATAGGTTGCAAATATTTTCAAAGGCCCCCATATTCTCCATCCACGTCCCTCCTATATATTTCCTATTATAATGTAAAGTTTTTGCTTTGCAAAGAGGTTTCAATCATTATTCGCGATTAAACACCTCAAAAATAGCAAATTTCAAATAATCCGTCTCCTCACTTCCTAAAAGAACCGGATGATCTTTACCTGCGCGGCGAAATTCTACTAAACGCAAGATCTTATGGGCATCCCTTGCAGCTTCCTCCAGCATTGTTTGAAAGCGAAAGGAACTTAAGTGATAGGAGCATGAAGCTGTAACCAAAATTCCGCCATCTTTAACCAGTTTCATACCTTGAAGGTTAATCTCTTTATAGCCGCGAAGCGCACCCTCCAAGGCTTGTCGACTCTTAGCAAAAGCTGGAGGATCTAAAATCACGACATCCCAGCAATTTTTTTCCTTAACTTGTTGCCTTAAAAAATCAAAAGCATTGGCCGCGACAAAATCAGTTCGATGAAGAAATCCATTAAGCAAGGCATTTCTTCTGGCCATTTCAATGGCTTTTTCAGAGATATCGACACAAGTTACCTTTTTGGCTCCATACATGCAGGCATGCAGCATAAATGAACCGGTATGCGAAAAGCAGTCTAACACCTCAGCTCCATCCCAAAATGGATTTTTGATTTCTTTGCCTTTTTTATCCCTGGGACATCCGTCTGAGTCCCTATAAATTCCGTGACTCTCGCCCCATCCAGTCATTATTGGTTTTAATGAGGCTCTATTCTCACGTTGATCAAAGAAATATCCGGTTTTCTGTCCTTCGGCGACATCTACTGTAATCTTTAATTCATTTTCGCGAAGGGTTACTTGGGTATCAAAAGGCATATCCACAAAACCAACCCGTTCCTCCAAGCCTTCTAAACGCCGAACAGAGACATCACTTCGTTCATAAATCCCCCGCGGGTTGAAAATCCTCTTTAATGCCTTAAAAATCCATTGGCGCCGTACTTCCATACCTAAGGCCAGTATTTGAACTACCAGAACATCTTCATATTTATCTATAATTAAACCGGGTAAAAAGTCTGCTTCGCCATGAACCACCCGACAAGAGGATATTTCAGGCAAAAGCCATTGTCTTCGCCTCCACGCCTTCCGTATTTTTTCCAAAAAAACTTCTTCATCAATAATAGTCTCAGAATAAGAAAGTACTCGAATCATTAATTGAGACACGGGATTATAAAATCCTTGGGCCAGGAAATGTCCGTCGTGATTTAAAATATGTACAATATCTCCCCCCGAAGGCTCTCCTTCGACTCTGTCAATTTCCCCGGGATAAACCCAGGGATGCCCCTGTTCAAGCCTCCGTTTGCGATTTTTTATAAGAAATACTCGCGGTATCGACATAATGATTCCCTCTCCTTCGAAAATAATAATAAGTTCATATCTTAAAAATATACCGTGAAATCGAAAGAAAGGAAAGTTTTATTCACTTTCCTTTCTTTTTGAACGTTATTCTGTTAGAACTTCCGAAAAGAGTAACATTTCCAATACCTTTTTAAGAGAAACGATCTCTGAGAACCT is a window encoding:
- a CDS encoding class I SAM-dependent rRNA methyltransferase; translated protein: MSIPRVFLIKNRKRRLEQGHPWVYPGEIDRVEGEPSGGDIVHILNHDGHFLAQGFYNPVSQLMIRVLSYSETIIDEEVFLEKIRKAWRRRQWLLPEISSCRVVHGEADFLPGLIIDKYEDVLVVQILALGMEVRRQWIFKALKRIFNPRGIYERSDVSVRRLEGLEERVGFVDMPFDTQVTLRENELKITVDVAEGQKTGYFFDQRENRASLKPIMTGWGESHGIYRDSDGCPRDKKGKEIKNPFWDGAEVLDCFSHTGSFMLHACMYGAKKVTCVDISEKAIEMARRNALLNGFLHRTDFVAANAFDFLRQQVKEKNCWDVVILDPPAFAKSRQALEGALRGYKEINLQGMKLVKDGGILVTASCSYHLSSFRFQTMLEEAARDAHKILRLVEFRRAGKDHPVLLGSEETDYLKFAIFEVFNRE
- a CDS encoding Fur family transcriptional regulator; this translates as MENMGAFENICNLLRNHSYKVTPQRQTILHMFVEHVDRHLSAEEVYMLVKNENPEIGLATVYRTLDILADIGVLIKNDFGDGRTRYEFSRKDEHHHHHHLICLKCGNVSEFDDDLLESLEAVIMKRNHFKVSDHDLKFYGYCSNCDGTQ